From Leptospira limi, one genomic window encodes:
- a CDS encoding nitrate reductase: MQTTETYPSTCSYCGVGCGVLVEKLEKNEIRIEGDKEHPANLGLLCSKGRNLHYTVMDRSDRILVPMQRANRTSDLSRISWDEALDGISDKFKQIIKAHGPDSVGFYVSGQLLTEEYYIINKLIKGFIGSNNIDTNSRLCMSSAVVGYKMALGEDSVPVSYEDIELADCFLIAGANPAWCHPILFRRIEAQKKNFPNTKLIVVDPRKTDTCEDADLHLQIHPGTDIYLFHAIAKILIDNNWIENEFIESHTEGFDGLNVFLRSFDLQDAANTCGIPLFEIELAAKYIHEAKGFLSLWAMGLNQSVIGVNKNLALLNLSLITGKIGKPGSGPFSLTGQPNAMGGREVGGLCNLLPAHRDLSNPLHRKEVERFWNIAEDTIQSKPGYTAVEMFENLKSGKMKAVWIICTNPTTSLPDARMVEQGLREAELVIVQDISMSSAAIPYADYVLPAAGWAEKQGTMTNSDRRVTYLSKIIEPPGEAMADTWIIQKFATKMGFGSFFSYKTEEDVFLEHCALTEGTSIDISGLDYSILNKKRSVQWPFPKNSLDGTPRLFTDHIFYRPNGKAKIFDVTPEDTSEKTSEAYPLILTTGRIRDQWHTMTRTGKVRKLMEHKSEPYLEIHPKDANELGVIDGSIVEVLNERGRVRVKAKLTDSIKMGTVFLPMHWGKKNKNDAFRANNLTNKEFDPFSKQPGFKISAVKVIPYKKEKEKILIIGGGNSTSAFIKHYKELCPEDEITVLCKEENPLYNRILLPDFISGEKEFIELASVSVEEVVNWEIELHTSTCVTEILPEAKIVKDSMGNVYSYQKLIIATGSSPQIPKSISPSMVGIFSLRAKTDADKIKGFFVPDSYALIVGGGLLGLELASALKSLGVKVTVLVRTNRLMSKQLDVVACEILKEEIESRGIEVLFNSEIKKVHGYDRVTYVELKDGKKLYPDGIVYAMGTNPNLVLAKEIGIEIGEGIKVNEFLQTSDPDIYAIGEVAEHTSGVYGTVLAAEEQAKVAANHIYGYQFQTYSGSLHSNLLKIPGLELVSLRLPGIQFENLTDEYEEIVFLDRKRRKYKKCIVKGDKLVGAILVGDKSEFVEYKNLIASGLELGEKRNQLLSSISTAKPPKGALVCSCNGVGKGNIEDEILCGAKNLAEVMEKTGAGTGCGSCRPEVSQIIKNMVSNSSS, encoded by the coding sequence GTGCAGACTACAGAAACCTATCCTTCTACTTGTTCTTATTGTGGTGTTGGTTGTGGTGTCCTTGTCGAAAAATTAGAAAAAAATGAAATTCGAATCGAAGGGGACAAAGAACACCCGGCCAATTTGGGTTTACTTTGTTCAAAAGGGAGAAACCTACACTATACTGTGATGGATCGAAGTGATCGGATTTTGGTTCCGATGCAAAGGGCAAACAGAACTTCGGATCTCTCTAGAATTTCGTGGGATGAAGCATTGGATGGAATCAGTGATAAGTTCAAACAAATCATCAAAGCACATGGTCCAGATTCAGTTGGGTTTTATGTATCAGGTCAATTATTAACAGAAGAATATTATATTATCAATAAATTAATCAAAGGGTTTATTGGAAGTAATAACATCGATACCAATTCTCGACTCTGTATGAGTTCTGCCGTTGTGGGATACAAGATGGCGTTAGGTGAAGATAGTGTACCTGTTTCGTACGAAGACATTGAACTTGCCGATTGTTTCCTCATTGCGGGTGCAAACCCAGCTTGGTGCCATCCAATTTTATTTAGAAGGATAGAAGCACAAAAAAAGAATTTTCCCAATACAAAACTTATCGTAGTAGACCCAAGAAAAACTGATACTTGCGAGGATGCTGATTTACATTTACAAATCCATCCTGGGACTGATATTTATCTCTTCCACGCAATTGCCAAAATATTAATCGATAACAATTGGATCGAAAACGAGTTTATCGAATCTCACACCGAAGGTTTTGATGGATTAAATGTTTTTCTAAGATCGTTTGATTTACAAGATGCTGCCAATACTTGTGGCATTCCTTTGTTCGAGATTGAGTTAGCAGCCAAGTACATCCATGAAGCAAAAGGATTTTTGTCATTATGGGCAATGGGATTGAATCAGAGTGTGATCGGGGTGAATAAAAATTTAGCTCTGCTCAATTTATCTCTGATCACAGGCAAAATTGGAAAACCAGGATCAGGGCCTTTTTCTTTGACTGGCCAACCAAATGCAATGGGTGGTAGAGAAGTAGGAGGCCTTTGTAATTTATTACCTGCACACCGTGACCTAAGTAATCCTCTTCATCGGAAGGAAGTAGAAAGATTCTGGAACATCGCTGAAGATACAATCCAAAGTAAACCAGGTTATACTGCGGTTGAAATGTTCGAAAATCTAAAATCAGGTAAAATGAAAGCAGTTTGGATCATATGCACAAATCCGACTACGAGTTTGCCAGATGCTAGGATGGTAGAACAAGGGTTACGTGAGGCAGAACTTGTGATTGTACAGGATATTTCGATGAGTTCTGCAGCCATCCCATATGCTGACTATGTTTTACCAGCAGCAGGATGGGCTGAAAAACAAGGTACGATGACAAATTCAGATCGTAGGGTGACTTACTTATCCAAAATTATAGAACCTCCTGGCGAAGCGATGGCTGATACTTGGATCATCCAAAAATTTGCAACCAAGATGGGTTTTGGTTCTTTTTTCTCATACAAAACAGAAGAAGATGTATTTTTGGAACATTGTGCTTTAACGGAAGGTACAAGTATCGATATTAGTGGATTAGATTATTCGATATTAAATAAAAAGAGATCGGTGCAATGGCCTTTTCCTAAAAATAGTTTGGATGGAACTCCTCGATTATTTACAGATCACATATTTTATCGTCCTAATGGCAAAGCTAAGATTTTTGATGTCACACCAGAAGATACTTCAGAAAAAACATCTGAGGCATATCCTTTGATCCTTACTACAGGTAGAATCCGAGACCAATGGCACACGATGACGAGGACTGGCAAAGTTCGAAAACTAATGGAACACAAATCGGAGCCTTACCTTGAAATCCATCCAAAAGATGCGAATGAACTTGGGGTTATTGATGGTAGTATTGTTGAAGTTCTGAATGAAAGAGGACGTGTTCGTGTGAAAGCGAAACTCACAGATTCTATCAAAATGGGAACTGTATTTTTACCGATGCATTGGGGGAAAAAAAATAAGAATGATGCCTTTAGAGCCAATAATTTAACAAACAAAGAGTTTGACCCTTTTTCGAAACAACCTGGATTCAAGATATCAGCTGTAAAGGTCATTCCGTATAAAAAAGAAAAAGAAAAAATCCTTATCATCGGTGGTGGCAATAGCACTTCTGCATTTATCAAACATTACAAAGAACTTTGTCCAGAAGATGAAATCACTGTTTTATGTAAGGAAGAAAATCCATTATACAATCGAATTTTATTACCTGACTTTATCAGTGGAGAAAAAGAATTCATTGAGTTAGCTAGTGTCAGTGTAGAAGAAGTTGTGAATTGGGAGATTGAGTTACATACTTCAACCTGCGTAACAGAAATTTTACCTGAAGCAAAAATTGTTAAGGATTCGATGGGAAATGTTTATTCCTATCAAAAATTAATCATAGCAACAGGGAGTAGTCCTCAAATTCCAAAATCAATTTCTCCATCCATGGTAGGTATATTTAGTTTAAGAGCAAAAACAGATGCTGATAAAATCAAAGGTTTTTTTGTCCCTGATTCTTATGCTTTAATTGTTGGCGGTGGATTACTTGGATTGGAACTTGCTTCAGCACTTAAGTCTCTGGGTGTCAAAGTGACTGTACTTGTTCGCACAAATCGATTGATGTCCAAACAATTGGATGTTGTTGCTTGTGAAATTTTGAAAGAAGAAATTGAAAGCCGTGGAATTGAAGTGTTATTCAATTCTGAAATTAAAAAAGTACATGGATACGATCGAGTCACTTATGTTGAATTAAAGGACGGAAAAAAACTTTATCCTGATGGAATCGTTTATGCGATGGGGACTAATCCTAATTTGGTTTTAGCAAAAGAGATTGGTATCGAAATTGGCGAAGGCATAAAAGTGAATGAATTTTTACAAACATCAGATCCTGATATATATGCAATTGGTGAAGTCGCAGAACATACATCAGGTGTTTATGGAACGGTACTTGCCGCTGAAGAACAAGCAAAAGTAGCAGCGAACCATATTTATGGTTACCAGTTCCAAACATATTCGGGGTCTTTACATTCGAATCTTTTGAAAATTCCAGGTTTAGAACTTGTTTCTCTTCGTTTACCAGGCATTCAATTTGAGAATTTAACAGATGAATATGAAGAAATCGTTTTCCTCGATCGGAAAAGACGTAAATACAAAAAATGTATCGTAAAAGGTGACAAACTGGTCGGTGCTATTCTTGTTGGTGATAAATCGGAATTTGTAGAATATAAAAATCTGATCGCTTCAGGATTAGAGTTAGGAGAGAAACGAAACCAACTTTTATCTAGCATTTCAACCGCCAAACCGCCAAAAGGTGCCTTGGTTTGTTCCTGTAATGGCGTTGGGAAAGGGAATATCGAAGATGAAATTCTTTGCGGCGCTAAAAATTTAGCAGAAGTAATGGAAAAAACGGGAGCTGGGACTGGTTGCGGAAGTTGCAGGCCAGAAGTGAGTCAGATCATTAAAAATATGGTTTCCAATTCATCATCTTAG
- the nirB gene encoding nitrite reductase large subunit NirB, which yields MIKRKLVVIGNGMVGHRFCEKLVEYGGTDKFEITVLGEEPRRAYDRVHLSEYFANRSADTLYLSAPDWYRSNGIKLLLSEPAVSLDTVRRKLVTSLGTELDFDELIFATGSSPFIPPLEGLNKEGVFVYRTIEDLEETLEYSKKIKKAAVLGGGLLGLEAAKALVDLGKETHVIEFAPRLMPRQLDEGGASILKSKIEEIGVEIHLNKQTEKVLGDKKIEGFAFKDGGTLDFDLLIVSAGIRPRDELAKEAGISVGERGGIIVDDGMGTNVYGIYAIGEVALHRNFIYGLVAPGYEMAETLAFNLCSPGNKPKVYSGSDLSTKLKLIGVEVASFGDALGQNEHLPIVFKNPRSGVYKKLVISPDGKYLLGGILVGDAKAYGNLLSFYLNKMELPEEPETLIVGSVSSENLFGADTLPDEAKICSCNNVSKGDILTAIREKECFDITSLKNCSKAGSGCGGCLPQVNSILKAELKTQGKVVTEHLCEHFKFSRKELYQVIKVRSLKSFPDAIKEIGKGNGCEICKPAVASIIASIWNEPILKHREIQDTNDKYLANIQRGGTYSVVPRIPGGEITPDKLIVIGDVAKKYNLYCKITGGQRIDLLGARIDQLPSIWKDLVEHGFESGHAYGKSMRTVKSCVGSTWCRFGVQDSTSFAIKLEERYKGIRAPHKLKCGVSGCIRECAEARGKDFGIIATERGWNLYIGGNGGVNPKHAILFAEDLDEDTCIKYIDRYMMFYIRTADKLMRTSTWLEQLEGGIEYLKDVVINDRLGINSQLDEEMKHLVNTYHCEWKDVVEDPEKQKKFKHFVNSSETDPNIQFTEERGQIRPIDWIEKDLVKS from the coding sequence ATGATCAAGCGGAAGTTAGTTGTTATTGGAAATGGTATGGTGGGTCACAGATTCTGTGAAAAACTCGTGGAATATGGCGGGACTGACAAATTTGAAATTACAGTGCTCGGTGAAGAACCAAGACGCGCTTATGACCGTGTCCATCTTTCAGAATACTTTGCCAACCGTTCTGCCGATACATTGTATCTTTCTGCCCCTGATTGGTATCGAAGTAACGGAATCAAATTATTATTATCAGAACCAGCTGTATCCTTAGATACCGTTCGGAGAAAACTAGTCACAAGTTTAGGTACGGAATTAGATTTTGATGAATTGATTTTTGCAACTGGTTCATCTCCTTTTATTCCACCTCTTGAAGGTTTAAACAAAGAAGGTGTTTTTGTTTACCGAACCATAGAAGATTTAGAAGAAACATTAGAATATAGTAAAAAAATAAAAAAAGCTGCAGTACTCGGTGGAGGTTTGCTGGGTTTAGAAGCAGCGAAGGCACTTGTTGATTTAGGGAAAGAAACTCATGTCATCGAATTTGCTCCGAGACTTATGCCACGCCAATTGGACGAAGGAGGAGCTTCCATCTTAAAATCAAAAATTGAAGAAATTGGTGTTGAAATCCATTTAAACAAACAAACAGAAAAAGTTTTGGGAGACAAAAAAATTGAAGGTTTTGCCTTTAAAGATGGAGGAACTTTAGATTTCGATTTATTAATAGTCTCTGCGGGGATTCGTCCAAGAGATGAATTGGCAAAAGAAGCAGGTATCTCAGTTGGTGAACGCGGCGGTATCATTGTCGATGATGGAATGGGAACCAATGTCTATGGAATTTATGCAATCGGTGAAGTTGCACTCCACAGAAACTTTATCTACGGTCTTGTGGCTCCTGGTTATGAGATGGCTGAAACACTAGCATTTAATCTTTGCAGCCCAGGGAATAAGCCAAAAGTATATTCTGGATCCGATCTTTCCACTAAACTAAAGTTAATTGGTGTCGAAGTGGCTTCATTTGGAGATGCACTAGGACAAAATGAACATTTACCAATCGTGTTTAAAAATCCAAGGAGTGGAGTCTATAAAAAACTTGTTATATCTCCTGATGGAAAGTATTTACTCGGTGGAATCCTTGTTGGGGATGCAAAGGCTTATGGCAATTTATTATCTTTTTATCTCAACAAAATGGAATTACCAGAAGAACCAGAAACATTAATTGTTGGATCTGTCTCTTCTGAAAATCTTTTTGGAGCTGATACCCTTCCTGATGAAGCAAAAATTTGTTCCTGCAATAATGTATCCAAAGGAGATATCTTAACGGCAATCCGAGAGAAGGAATGTTTCGATATCACAAGTCTTAAAAATTGTTCCAAAGCTGGCAGTGGTTGTGGTGGCTGTTTGCCCCAAGTGAATTCTATACTCAAAGCAGAATTAAAAACACAAGGAAAAGTAGTAACGGAACACCTTTGCGAACACTTTAAATTTTCAAGGAAAGAACTTTACCAAGTCATCAAAGTAAGATCATTAAAGTCGTTTCCAGATGCGATCAAAGAGATAGGGAAAGGGAATGGTTGTGAAATTTGTAAACCGGCAGTTGCTTCCATCATTGCTAGTATATGGAATGAACCGATTTTAAAACACAGAGAAATCCAAGACACAAACGATAAGTATTTAGCCAACATCCAAAGAGGAGGTACATATTCAGTAGTACCAAGGATCCCAGGTGGCGAAATCACTCCGGATAAACTCATTGTCATTGGCGATGTTGCAAAAAAGTACAATTTGTACTGTAAAATTACGGGTGGACAACGAATTGATTTGTTAGGTGCCAGGATTGACCAACTTCCTTCTATCTGGAAAGATTTGGTGGAACATGGATTTGAAAGTGGACATGCCTATGGGAAATCAATGCGTACAGTTAAAAGTTGTGTTGGTTCTACTTGGTGTCGATTTGGTGTACAAGACAGTACCTCGTTTGCGATCAAATTAGAAGAACGTTACAAAGGAATACGAGCTCCCCATAAATTAAAATGTGGGGTATCTGGCTGTATTCGTGAATGTGCAGAAGCTCGTGGCAAGGATTTTGGAATCATCGCAACCGAAAGAGGATGGAATTTATACATCGGTGGCAATGGTGGAGTCAATCCAAAACATGCAATTCTCTTTGCAGAAGATTTGGATGAAGATACATGCATCAAGTACATTGATCGTTATATGATGTTTTATATCAGAACAGCTGATAAATTAATGAGAACTTCTACATGGTTAGAGCAGTTAGAAGGTGGAATTGAGTATTTAAAAGACGTTGTGATCAACGATCGTCTTGGAATCAACTCCCAGTTAGATGAAGAAATGAAACATCTAGTCAATACTTATCATTGTGAATGGAAAGATGTTGTTGAAGATCCTGAAAAACAAAAAAAATTCAAACACTTTGTCAATAGTAGCGAAACAGATCCAAACATACAATTCACAGAAGAACGTGGACAAATTAGACCAATAGATTGGATTGAAAAAGACCTCGTAAAATCATAA
- the nirD gene encoding nitrite reductase small subunit NirD, which produces MLANQNTKEKVFIGPVSDFEKEGGVSAKIGNKQVAIFYFESRNEWYACDNACPHTGDMVLSRGLLGDTNGEAKVVCPLHKRNFSLQSGECLNDENLKINLYTVIVENGSVFLEMESTLSRQLGVSP; this is translated from the coding sequence ATGTTAGCAAATCAAAATACAAAAGAAAAAGTATTCATTGGTCCAGTTTCAGACTTTGAAAAAGAAGGTGGAGTCAGTGCAAAAATCGGGAACAAACAAGTTGCGATTTTTTACTTTGAGTCGAGAAATGAATGGTATGCTTGTGATAATGCATGCCCTCACACAGGTGATATGGTTTTATCTAGAGGTTTACTTGGAGATACCAACGGGGAAGCAAAAGTTGTTTGCCCACTTCACAAACGAAACTTTTCTCTTCAATCAGGTGAGTGTTTGAATGACGAAAACTTAAAAATCAATTTATACACTGTCATAGTAGAAAATGGTTCTGTCTTTTTGGAAATGGAATCAACTCTCTCTCGCCAACTTGGTGTCTCACCATGA